The following coding sequences lie in one Salarias fasciatus chromosome 7 unlocalized genomic scaffold, fSalaFa1.1 super_scaffold_4, whole genome shotgun sequence genomic window:
- the hsdl2 gene encoding hydroxysteroid dehydrogenase-like protein 2 — MLHNTGKLAGCTLFVTGASRGIGKAIALKAARDGANIVIAAKTAEPHPKLPGTIYTAAQEVEAAGGRALPCVVDIRDERQVGDAVKKAVDTFGGIDILVNNASAINLTGTLDTPMKKVDLMLGINLRGTYMTSKLVIPHLLKSRCPHILNLSPPLNLNPVWFKNHTAYTMAKYGMSMCVLGMAEEFRGQIAVNALWPKTAIQTAAMDMLGGEGVGKQCRTADIMADAAYAILSKPTDYTGHFLVDEDVLKAQGVQDFDCYAVQPGHPLLPDFFLDETPETVAQQMEQHGATPAFKPPTPSEATPPSGSPIEGTFDVIRGVINEDVVKSTQGVYQFDLSGEHAGVWFLDLKSGSGSAGQGPPPSKADVIMTMSSADFSKMFAGKLKPTLAFMSGKLRIKGDMTLAIKLEKLMGRMSKAKL; from the exons ATGCTGCACAACACCGG GAAGCTCGCCGGCTGCACGCTCTTCGTCACGGGGGCGAGCCGCGGCATCGGGAAGGCCATCGCGCTGAAGGCCGCCAGGGACGGCGCCAACATCGTGATCGCCGCCAAGACGGCGGAGCCGCACCCCAAGCTGCCTGGGACCATCTACACCGCCGCTCAGGAGG TGGAAGCCGCCGGCGGCCGCGCCCTGCCGTGCGTCGTGGACATCCGGGACGAGCGGCAGGTGGGAGACGCCGTGAAGAAGGCCGTCGACACGTTCGGAG GTATCGACATCCTGGTGAACAACGCCAGCGCCATCAACCTGACGGGGACTCTGGACACGCCCATGAAGAAGGTGGACCTGATGCTGGGAATCAACCTGAGAGGAACCTACATGAC ATCCAAGCTGGTCATCCCTCATCTGCTGAAGAGCCGCTGCCCTCACATCCTGAACCTGTCGCCTCCGCTCAACCTCAACCCCGTCTGGTTCAAGAACCACACCG CTTACACGATGGCTAAATACGGCATGTCCATGTGCGTCCTGGGAATGGCCGAAGAGTTCCGGGGTCAGATTGCGGTCAATGCTCTGTGGCCCAAAACTG CGATCCAGACGGCGGCCATGGACATGCTGGGCGGCGAGGGCGTCGGTAAGCAGTGCCGAACCGCCGACATCATGGCGGACGCGGCCTACGCCATCCTGTCCAAACCCACGGACTACACGGGACACTTCCTGGTGGACGAGGACGTCCTCAAAGCGCAGGGTGTCCAGGACTTCGACTGCTATGCCGTCCAACCAG GTCATCCTCTGCTGCCGGACTTCTTCCTGGACGAGACACCGGAGACCGTGGCCCAGCAGATGGAGCAGCACG GGGCCACGCCCGCCTTCAAACCCCCAACGCCGtcagaggccacgcccccctccgGCTCGCCAATAGAAGGCACGTTTGACGTCATCAGAGGAGTCATCAACGAAGACGTGGTCAAGTCGACACAGGGCGTCTACCAGTTCGACCTGTCAG GGGAGCATGCTGGGGTTTGGTTCCTGGACCTGAAGAGCGGCTCTGGCAGCGCGGGACAGGGTCCGCCCCCCTCCAAGGCCGACGTCATCATGACGATGAGCTCCGCCGACTTCAGCAAGATGTTTGCAG